One Saccharopolyspora erythraea NRRL 2338 genomic region harbors:
- a CDS encoding NAD(P)/FAD-dependent oxidoreductase produces the protein MSSATGTGLVNGNVSFWFDALGGRPTPRPPLPGDISADICIVGGGLTGLWTAYYLKKSDPSLDIAIVEREFTGFGASGRNGGWASGLIAGSRERFAKLYGTESVRSQQRLMNEAVDEFVAVARTEGIEADIIKGGTIRIASSAPQARRLRAGVEDDHHWGVLDSRILERDELRERINIPDTALAAYTPHCARIQPARYVRGLGDVVESLGVRIYESTTATRIEPHLAHTDRGVVRAPVILRATEGYTASLAGQRRTLLPMNSSMIVTEPLPKQVWDQIGWSRGETLGDKCYSHMYGQRTADDRIAIGGRGIPYRYASATDRDGATQQATIRSLTGILHRRFPVTRDHRLTHAWCGVLGVPRDWCSSAAYDPRTGLGHAGGYVGQGVTTTNLAGRTLRDLVLGHDTELTRLPWVGHTTRRWEFEPLRWLGVRSMYLAYGWADHHELTSGRQSRLAELADLITRRP, from the coding sequence CAGGCACCGGCCTGGTCAACGGCAACGTGTCCTTCTGGTTCGACGCCCTGGGCGGCCGCCCCACACCTCGACCCCCGCTGCCAGGTGACATCAGCGCCGACATCTGCATCGTCGGCGGCGGCCTGACCGGACTGTGGACCGCCTACTACCTGAAGAAGTCCGATCCCTCGCTCGACATCGCCATCGTGGAGCGCGAGTTCACCGGGTTCGGTGCTTCCGGCCGCAACGGCGGCTGGGCATCGGGACTGATCGCCGGATCACGCGAGCGGTTCGCGAAGCTCTACGGCACCGAGTCGGTCAGGTCCCAGCAGCGGCTGATGAACGAGGCGGTCGACGAGTTCGTCGCCGTGGCGCGGACCGAAGGCATCGAGGCCGACATCATCAAAGGCGGCACGATCCGCATCGCCTCCTCCGCACCCCAAGCGCGACGGCTGCGGGCCGGAGTCGAGGACGACCACCACTGGGGCGTGCTCGACTCCCGCATCCTCGAACGCGACGAACTGCGGGAACGCATCAACATCCCCGACACCGCGCTCGCCGCCTACACCCCGCACTGCGCCCGCATCCAACCCGCGCGCTATGTGCGCGGACTGGGCGATGTCGTCGAATCGCTCGGCGTGCGCATCTACGAATCGACCACCGCGACCCGGATCGAGCCACACCTCGCCCACACCGACCGCGGCGTCGTCCGGGCACCGGTCATCCTGCGAGCGACCGAGGGCTACACCGCCTCCCTGGCCGGCCAACGGCGAACCCTGCTGCCGATGAACAGCTCCATGATCGTCACCGAACCGCTGCCAAAGCAGGTCTGGGACCAGATCGGCTGGAGCCGCGGCGAAACCCTCGGCGACAAGTGCTACTCCCACATGTACGGCCAACGCACCGCCGACGACCGGATCGCCATCGGCGGCAGAGGCATCCCCTACCGGTACGCATCGGCCACCGACCGCGACGGAGCCACCCAGCAAGCCACCATCCGCTCCCTCACCGGCATCCTGCACCGCAGATTCCCCGTCACCCGCGACCACCGCCTCACACACGCCTGGTGCGGCGTGCTCGGAGTGCCCCGCGACTGGTGCTCCAGCGCCGCCTACGACCCCCGCACCGGACTCGGCCACGCAGGCGGCTACGTGGGCCAAGGCGTCACCACCACCAACCTCGCCGGACGCACCCTGCGAGACCTCGTGCTCGGCCACGACACCGAACTCACCCGGCTGCCCTGGGTAGGACACACCACCCGCCGATGGGAGTTCGAACCCCTGCGCTGGCTCGGCGTCCGATCCATGTACCTCGCCTACGGCTGGGCCGACCACCACGAACTCACGAGCGGACGTCAGTCGCGCCTGGCGGAACTCGCCGACCTCATCACCCGCCGCCCGTGA
- a CDS encoding alpha/beta fold hydrolase produces the protein MDDWQLTAAYSSGLGEVRWEKLGAPDAEPLVLLHGTPFSSYIWRDIAATLAHRYRVHVWDMPGYGVSEMSEAQDLSLGAITSVFAELLDHWGLAEPLVVAHDSGGAIALGAHLLHNARYRRLALVDAVALGPWGSAFFEVVGGHADVFAGLPLRVHQALLREYVNSASSRGLHPATLDALAAPWMDEPGQAAFYRQLGQRTNDPSFIDEIQGRYERIGIPVKICWGQDDTWMPEARGRELAARIPEATFHPVPRAGHLVQEDNPADLTATLVDFLRGWGPFTGGG, from the coding sequence ATGGACGATTGGCAGCTGACCGCCGCCTACTCGTCGGGTCTCGGCGAGGTGCGCTGGGAGAAGCTGGGCGCTCCGGATGCCGAACCGCTCGTTCTGCTCCACGGCACGCCGTTCTCCTCCTACATCTGGCGGGACATCGCCGCGACGCTCGCGCACCGGTACCGCGTCCACGTCTGGGACATGCCCGGCTACGGAGTCTCCGAGATGTCGGAAGCGCAGGACCTGTCGCTCGGCGCGATCACGAGCGTCTTCGCCGAGCTCCTGGACCACTGGGGCCTGGCGGAACCGCTGGTGGTCGCGCACGACTCCGGTGGGGCGATCGCCCTGGGCGCGCATCTGCTGCACAACGCCCGGTACCGCAGGCTCGCGCTGGTCGACGCCGTCGCGCTCGGACCGTGGGGCAGCGCTTTCTTCGAAGTCGTGGGTGGGCACGCGGACGTCTTCGCCGGCCTGCCGTTGCGGGTGCACCAGGCGCTGCTGCGCGAGTACGTGAACAGCGCGAGCAGCCGCGGGCTGCATCCGGCAACGCTCGACGCCCTGGCGGCCCCCTGGATGGACGAGCCCGGCCAGGCGGCGTTCTACCGCCAGCTCGGGCAGCGCACGAACGATCCCTCGTTCATCGACGAGATCCAGGGCCGGTACGAGCGGATCGGGATACCGGTCAAGATCTGCTGGGGGCAGGACGACACCTGGATGCCCGAAGCGCGCGGACGAGAACTCGCCGCCCGCATCCCCGAAGCGACGTTCCACCCCGTCCCGCGCGCAGGCCACCTCGTGCAGGAAGACAATCCCGCCGACCTCACCGCGACGCTCGTGGACTTCCTCCGGGGATGGGGACCTTTCACGGGCGGCGGGTGA
- a CDS encoding bifunctional DedA family/phosphatase PAP2 family protein: MNDWMLGDLAGLASPWAYVVVGVLAAGEAVFAGLLLPGELALLLGGFLAFTGHVSLPLMVLVATAAALAGPLLGYEVGRWIGPALRRGWIGRRIGAARWEKVETALTRYGGRALLFGRFVSVLRSLLPFVAGASRMPYRTFLLYTVVGGLVWGPGFVLLGYAAGHSYQAVAHLAGSAGLVLLVLLAMVVAVVAAARWAGTHRDRIRVVTASALELPWVRAVRFRFRRQLAFLARRLHPGGALGLSLTLGLLLIVGCGWAFGKITEDVLGHEELAADDSPLSHWLVAHRTGWLTVAMQVVTALGSAWIAVPATALAAALLTARGHRRRAVTTALGTVAGAAVLVNAIKLLIGRDRPDLALMLVETGSYSFPSGHAAQSAAACATIAYFAAARRPQWGHQVTAWAAAVLLALLVGFSRIYLGAHWFTDVLGGYALGLAWTATVITTTATLHRLRREKAVTDA, from the coding sequence TTGAACGACTGGATGCTCGGCGACCTCGCCGGTCTGGCGTCGCCGTGGGCCTACGTCGTCGTCGGAGTGCTGGCGGCGGGCGAGGCCGTCTTCGCCGGGCTGCTGCTGCCCGGCGAGCTCGCCCTGCTGCTCGGCGGCTTCCTCGCCTTCACCGGCCACGTGTCGCTGCCGCTGATGGTGCTCGTGGCGACCGCCGCGGCGCTCGCGGGGCCGCTGCTGGGCTACGAGGTGGGCCGCTGGATCGGCCCGGCGCTGCGCCGCGGATGGATCGGGCGCCGCATCGGCGCCGCGAGGTGGGAGAAGGTGGAAACCGCCCTGACACGCTACGGCGGCCGGGCACTGCTGTTCGGCAGGTTCGTCTCGGTGCTGCGGTCGCTGCTGCCGTTCGTCGCGGGCGCGAGCCGCATGCCGTATCGGACCTTCCTGCTCTACACCGTCGTCGGCGGCCTCGTCTGGGGACCGGGGTTCGTCCTGCTCGGGTACGCGGCCGGGCACTCCTACCAGGCCGTCGCCCACCTCGCCGGTTCCGCCGGGCTGGTGCTGCTGGTCCTGCTGGCCATGGTCGTCGCGGTCGTCGCGGCAGCCCGGTGGGCCGGTACCCACCGCGACCGCATCCGGGTGGTCACCGCCTCCGCGCTGGAGCTGCCGTGGGTGCGCGCGGTGCGGTTCCGCTTCCGGCGCCAGCTCGCCTTCCTGGCGCGGCGGCTGCACCCCGGTGGCGCCCTCGGGCTGTCCCTGACGCTCGGGCTGCTGCTCATCGTCGGCTGCGGCTGGGCCTTCGGCAAGATCACCGAGGACGTGCTCGGGCACGAGGAGCTGGCCGCCGACGACAGCCCGCTGTCCCATTGGCTCGTCGCGCACCGCACCGGCTGGCTGACGGTCGCCATGCAGGTGGTCACCGCGCTGGGCAGCGCGTGGATCGCGGTGCCCGCGACCGCGCTGGCCGCCGCCCTGCTGACCGCGCGCGGGCACCGGCGCCGGGCGGTCACCACCGCGCTGGGAACGGTGGCCGGCGCCGCCGTGCTGGTCAACGCGATCAAGCTGCTCATCGGCCGCGACCGGCCCGACCTCGCGCTGATGCTGGTGGAGACCGGCAGCTACTCGTTCCCCTCCGGGCACGCCGCCCAGTCCGCGGCGGCCTGCGCCACAATCGCCTACTTCGCGGCCGCGCGCCGGCCGCAGTGGGGGCACCAGGTCACCGCCTGGGCCGCGGCGGTCCTGCTCGCGCTGCTGGTGGGCTTCTCCCGGATCTACCTCGGTGCGCACTGGTTCACCGACGTCCTCGGCGGCTACGCGCTGGGCCTGGCCTGGACCGCCACCGTCATCACCACCACCGCCACCCTGCACCGCCTGCGCCGCGAGAAGGCCGTCACCGACGCCTAG
- the lysX gene encoding bifunctional lysylphosphatidylglycerol synthetase/lysine--tRNA ligase LysX, whose product MVEHARRFRWRDRVPGAAAGLVFAIALLCSFAAVGLVLHGHVQPVRRFVDDVVFPAPPNLAYGAFLVVLAAALKRRKWVAHRILAAIVLLQLLVDLAVLLAAGGEGSLWIDEMGTLRQVPVSPWPFGVNVAVSLAALTLLVWARGEFYGRTGTGSVRRAAATFCGLVAASVALGFGLVTVFPGSLDDPRERLTWTVERVLGGAVVFDVTRVGHAPGWVNLLLGLFGSAALFATLFVLFAAQRVAAALTPEQEQRIRQLLDDRDGDSLGYFATRRDRSALFSASGKAAISYRPVAGVCLAGGDPVGDREAWAPAIQDWLAMCREYTWMPAAMGLSEPAAAAFARAGLKVLQLGDEAVLHTAEFGLAGRDMRPVRQAVNRVHRAGYRTRVRRHRDVPGAEMREIVELVDRWRTSGTERGFSMALGRLGDPQDGDCVLVEAVGPDGRRHALLSLVPWGRDGLSLDLMRRDPDADNGLVELMVSGLMRTAPVLGVTRVSLNFAVFRSAFEEGARLGAGPVLRAWRGLLLLLSRWWQLESLYRSNVKYQPHWYPRYIAFAEHRELARVGLASAIAEGFVPAFGHRRAMTVSGARPEASATAPTAPQPTAEPEQQQVRRRKLAELREAGVDPYPPEVPRTQPCRAVAEHHGGLEPGTRTGETTSVAGRVMRLRDHGGLCFATVRDWSGDLQVLLTADDSGHDLLVAWRGEVDLGDQVSVTGEVVTSDRGELTVLAKSWTLAGKCLHPLPDKHRGLSDPHSRVRARHLDLITRPEARSVLRARSAATHALRDVLVRSDFVEVETPVLQPVRGGANARPFSTHINAYDLRLYLRIAPELYLKRLCVGGVERLFEIGRAFRNEGVSHKHNPEFTMLEAYQAFGDYTTMRELCRELVVAAAVAATGSTVVTGRDRLGRDVATDLADDWPVIGVHEAVSAATGEEVTADTPVRRLRRLCDDNGIAHLRDWGRGAVLLELYERLVEAETTGPTFYRDFPAEVSPLARPHRHDARLAERWDLVAFGTELGTGYSELTDPVEQRRRLADQARLAAEGDAEAMDVDEDFLTALEYAMPPTGGLGLGVDRLVMLLTGRSIRDTLAFPLVKPQRAT is encoded by the coding sequence GTGGTGGAGCATGCGCGGCGGTTCCGGTGGCGCGACCGCGTCCCGGGCGCGGCCGCGGGGCTCGTGTTCGCGATCGCCCTGCTGTGCTCGTTCGCGGCCGTCGGCCTGGTGCTGCACGGCCACGTCCAGCCGGTGCGCCGGTTCGTCGACGACGTCGTCTTCCCCGCCCCGCCCAACCTCGCCTACGGGGCCTTCCTGGTGGTGCTCGCGGCGGCGCTGAAGCGGCGCAAGTGGGTCGCGCACCGGATTCTCGCGGCGATCGTGCTGCTCCAGCTGCTCGTGGACCTGGCGGTGCTGTTGGCCGCGGGCGGCGAGGGTTCGCTGTGGATCGACGAGATGGGCACGTTGCGGCAGGTGCCGGTCAGCCCGTGGCCGTTCGGGGTGAACGTCGCGGTGAGCCTCGCCGCGCTGACGCTGCTGGTGTGGGCGCGGGGCGAGTTCTACGGGCGCACCGGCACCGGCAGCGTCCGCCGCGCGGCGGCCACCTTCTGCGGACTCGTCGCGGCGTCCGTGGCGCTGGGCTTCGGCCTGGTGACGGTGTTCCCCGGTTCGCTGGACGACCCGCGGGAACGCCTGACCTGGACGGTGGAGCGGGTGCTGGGCGGCGCGGTGGTCTTCGACGTCACCCGCGTCGGCCACGCCCCGGGCTGGGTCAACCTGCTGCTCGGGCTGTTCGGCAGCGCCGCGCTGTTCGCGACGCTGTTCGTCCTCTTCGCCGCCCAGCGGGTGGCCGCGGCGCTGACGCCCGAGCAGGAGCAGCGGATCCGGCAGCTGCTGGACGACCGCGACGGCGACTCGCTGGGCTACTTCGCCACCAGGCGCGACCGGTCGGCGCTGTTCTCGGCCAGCGGCAAGGCGGCGATCAGCTACCGTCCGGTCGCCGGGGTGTGCCTGGCGGGCGGCGACCCGGTCGGCGACCGCGAGGCGTGGGCCCCGGCGATCCAGGACTGGCTGGCGATGTGCCGGGAGTACACCTGGATGCCCGCGGCGATGGGGCTCAGCGAGCCCGCTGCCGCCGCGTTCGCCCGGGCCGGGCTGAAGGTGCTGCAACTTGGCGACGAGGCGGTGCTGCACACCGCCGAGTTCGGCCTGGCGGGCCGGGACATGCGACCGGTGCGGCAGGCGGTCAACCGGGTCCACCGCGCCGGGTACCGCACGCGCGTCAGGCGGCATCGGGACGTGCCTGGAGCCGAGATGCGCGAGATCGTCGAACTGGTCGACCGGTGGCGCACCAGCGGCACCGAGCGCGGCTTCTCGATGGCGCTGGGCAGGCTCGGCGACCCGCAGGACGGCGACTGCGTGCTCGTGGAGGCCGTCGGACCGGACGGACGGCGGCACGCCCTGCTGTCGCTGGTCCCGTGGGGCCGCGACGGTCTGTCGCTGGACCTGATGCGCCGCGATCCGGACGCCGACAACGGGCTGGTCGAGCTGATGGTCTCGGGCCTGATGCGCACGGCGCCGGTACTCGGTGTGACGCGGGTGTCGCTGAACTTCGCGGTGTTCCGCTCGGCGTTCGAGGAAGGCGCGCGGCTGGGCGCGGGCCCGGTGCTGCGGGCTTGGCGGGGACTGCTGCTGTTGCTGTCGCGCTGGTGGCAGCTGGAGTCGCTGTACCGGTCGAACGTGAAGTACCAGCCGCACTGGTATCCCCGCTACATCGCCTTCGCCGAGCACCGCGAGCTCGCCCGCGTGGGCCTGGCCTCGGCCATCGCCGAGGGCTTCGTACCCGCCTTCGGCCACCGCCGGGCGATGACGGTGTCCGGCGCGCGGCCCGAGGCCTCGGCGACGGCGCCGACCGCACCGCAGCCGACCGCCGAACCGGAGCAGCAGCAGGTGCGGCGGCGCAAGCTCGCCGAGCTCCGCGAGGCAGGCGTCGACCCGTACCCGCCCGAGGTGCCCCGCACGCAACCGTGCCGCGCGGTGGCCGAGCACCACGGTGGGCTGGAGCCCGGAACCCGCACCGGCGAGACCACGTCGGTGGCCGGCCGGGTGATGCGCCTGCGAGACCACGGCGGCCTGTGCTTCGCGACCGTGCGCGACTGGTCCGGCGACCTCCAGGTGCTGCTCACCGCCGACGACAGCGGCCACGACCTGCTGGTGGCCTGGCGCGGCGAGGTCGACCTCGGCGACCAGGTGTCGGTGACCGGAGAGGTGGTGACCTCCGACCGCGGCGAGCTGACGGTGCTGGCCAAGAGCTGGACCCTGGCGGGCAAGTGCCTGCACCCGCTGCCCGACAAGCACCGCGGTCTGTCCGATCCGCACTCGCGCGTCCGCGCCCGCCACCTCGACCTGATCACGCGGCCGGAGGCGCGCTCCGTGCTGCGGGCGCGCAGCGCGGCCACCCACGCGCTGCGGGACGTGCTCGTGCGGTCCGACTTCGTCGAGGTCGAGACGCCGGTGCTGCAACCGGTCCGCGGCGGGGCGAACGCGCGGCCGTTCAGCACCCACATCAACGCCTACGACCTGCGCCTGTACCTGCGGATCGCCCCGGAGCTCTACCTCAAACGGCTCTGCGTCGGCGGCGTCGAGCGGCTGTTCGAGATCGGCCGGGCGTTCCGCAACGAAGGCGTGTCGCACAAGCACAACCCGGAGTTCACGATGCTGGAGGCCTACCAGGCGTTCGGCGACTACACCACGATGCGCGAGCTGTGCCGGGAGCTGGTGGTGGCCGCCGCGGTCGCCGCGACCGGTTCGACCGTCGTGACCGGCCGCGACCGGCTCGGCCGCGATGTCGCGACCGACCTCGCGGACGACTGGCCGGTGATCGGCGTGCACGAGGCGGTGTCGGCCGCGACCGGCGAGGAGGTCACCGCGGACACACCCGTGCGACGGCTCCGGCGCCTCTGCGACGACAACGGCATCGCGCACCTGCGGGACTGGGGACGCGGGGCGGTGCTGCTGGAGCTCTACGAGCGGTTGGTGGAGGCCGAGACCACCGGGCCGACCTTCTACCGCGACTTCCCGGCCGAGGTCTCGCCGCTGGCCCGCCCGCACCGCCACGACGCCAGGCTTGCCGAGCGCTGGGACCTGGTCGCCTTCGGTACCGAGCTCGGCACCGGCTACTCGGAGCTGACAGACCCGGTGGAGCAGCGGCGGCGGCTGGCCGACCAGGCCCGGCTCGCCGCCGAGGGCGACGCCGAGGCCATGGACGTCGACGAGGACTTCCTCACCGCGCTGGAGTACGCCATGCCGCCCACCGGCGGCCTCGGGCTCGGCGTCGACCGCCTGGTCATGCTGCTCACCGGCCGCTCCATCCGCGACACGCTCGCCTTCCCGCTGGTCAAGCCGCAACGCGCGACCTGA
- a CDS encoding AMIN-like domain-containing (lipo)protein yields MSFHSKLAVATGSVVLSALVLTGCSAGAQPAVPAPGQANGNQASPGVGGAAGESSEVAESSAEATGTGRSGEVRESGQVINNKPGEIDIRGGLHGPEERVVFDLSTLPELSGGIRLMKHELNEEAPVWGGSAEPVEGMEGKAFLHVHVEAADAARTTAGPESFDLPTAKSAVVNDNSHGTAEMTVGLDAGVDYEVLVEGEKVIINMSRGPLGR; encoded by the coding sequence ATGTCTTTCCACAGCAAGCTCGCCGTCGCCACCGGCTCGGTCGTGTTGTCCGCGCTCGTGCTGACCGGGTGCTCGGCGGGTGCGCAGCCGGCCGTGCCCGCTCCCGGACAGGCCAACGGGAACCAGGCGTCGCCCGGTGTCGGCGGCGCGGCCGGGGAGAGCAGCGAAGTCGCTGAGAGCAGCGCTGAGGCCACTGGAACCGGCAGGAGCGGCGAGGTCCGCGAGAGCGGCCAGGTGATCAACAACAAGCCGGGCGAGATCGACATCCGAGGCGGCCTGCACGGCCCCGAGGAGCGAGTGGTCTTCGACCTGAGCACGCTGCCGGAGCTGTCGGGCGGCATCAGGCTGATGAAGCACGAGCTCAACGAGGAGGCCCCGGTCTGGGGCGGCTCCGCCGAACCGGTCGAGGGCATGGAGGGCAAAGCCTTCCTGCACGTCCACGTGGAGGCCGCCGACGCCGCCCGGACCACCGCGGGCCCCGAGTCGTTCGACCTGCCGACCGCCAAGAGCGCCGTCGTCAACGACAACTCCCACGGCACCGCCGAGATGACCGTCGGCCTCGACGCCGGCGTGGACTACGAGGTGCTGGTCGAGGGCGAGAAGGTGATCATCAACATGAGCCGTGGACCGCTGGGCCGGTGA
- a CDS encoding GNAT family N-acetyltransferase, with the protein MTRLVIRPLVADEGPLFESLPEAGLLGPASPIHTYDVLVAAGEYRPEWTWVALREGAVVARAAWRGGTGLDVPFVLDALDFTDFDAAVQLLRTAPLRTEYTLVLPPDWRDVPAVKEAADARIAAATAAGLRFLVERHRYRWTPDHGLPPRPGRLEFRPESDDEVFLAAFRRVHEGTLDAHARRATDESGLDAAAREDLDLMLGMPSPRSWWRLAFTGDGELAGLSIPGRNQRDPIIGYIGVLPEQRGHGYAYDLLVEATHLLVAEGADRIAAATDTTNRPMAAAFARAGYPVTEHRIDFV; encoded by the coding sequence GTGACCCGTCTGGTCATCCGGCCCCTCGTCGCCGACGAAGGGCCGCTCTTCGAATCACTGCCCGAAGCCGGGCTGCTCGGCCCAGCTTCCCCGATCCACACCTACGACGTTCTGGTCGCCGCCGGCGAATACCGTCCGGAATGGACCTGGGTGGCGCTGCGCGAGGGCGCCGTGGTCGCCCGTGCCGCCTGGCGGGGAGGCACTGGACTCGATGTCCCGTTCGTCCTGGACGCCCTGGACTTCACCGACTTCGACGCTGCCGTGCAACTCCTGCGCACCGCACCGCTGCGCACCGAGTACACCCTCGTCCTGCCACCCGACTGGCGCGACGTTCCGGCGGTGAAGGAGGCCGCGGACGCCCGGATCGCCGCCGCTACCGCGGCCGGACTCCGGTTCCTCGTCGAACGCCACCGCTACCGCTGGACCCCGGACCACGGCCTCCCGCCCCGCCCCGGCCGGCTGGAGTTCCGCCCGGAATCCGACGACGAGGTCTTCCTCGCGGCTTTCCGGCGCGTGCACGAAGGCACGCTCGACGCCCACGCCCGCCGCGCCACCGACGAGTCCGGGCTGGACGCCGCCGCCCGCGAGGACCTGGATCTCATGCTGGGCATGCCCAGTCCGCGTTCCTGGTGGCGGTTGGCCTTCACCGGTGACGGCGAGCTCGCCGGGCTGAGCATCCCCGGCCGCAACCAGCGCGACCCAATCATCGGTTACATCGGCGTGCTGCCCGAGCAGCGCGGCCACGGCTACGCCTACGACCTGCTGGTGGAGGCCACGCACCTGCTCGTCGCCGAGGGCGCCGACCGGATCGCGGCCGCCACCGACACCACGAACCGCCCGATGGCCGCCGCCTTCGCCCGGGCCGGGTATCCGGTCACCGAGCACCGGATCGACTTCGTGTGA
- a CDS encoding nitrilase-related carbon-nitrogen hydrolase, producing the protein MRRLDIIFGTPAPIEGAERVDGPTARMMSEAVRSAGVVARGTIVEPDGNGALHNTAWVFDRAGALRGTYRKIHRY; encoded by the coding sequence TTGCGGCGCCTGGACATCATTTTCGGCACACCGGCCCCGATCGAAGGCGCCGAACGCGTGGACGGCCCCACCGCGCGGATGATGTCGGAGGCTGTCAGATCCGCAGGTGTGGTTGCACGCGGGACCATCGTCGAGCCGGACGGCAACGGTGCGCTCCACAACACCGCGTGGGTCTTCGACCGCGCCGGGGCGCTGCGCGGCACGTACCGCAAGATCCACCGCTACTGA
- a CDS encoding class I SAM-dependent methyltransferase, with translation MGDVNGALDAVRRNWDRRARDYNRFYRRFSADRRDAWRTACEKIVPALRPGGAGPLDVLDVGTGTGFLSTLLAELGHRVTAVDPSATMLGYAREEAERRGVDVSFRECGAHDVEDLASTFDLVTARYVLWTLPAPVRATAAWSRVLRPGGAVLIADSTWHTWRGDGRRLLASLRPGGDHGFAWRLLRDYVRIGRATPNWKGLTPQRAQAILAAGGFRRGERFDDLLPEFARPVGEGFFITGARVR, from the coding sequence GTGGGCGACGTCAACGGCGCTCTCGACGCGGTGCGGCGGAACTGGGACCGGCGGGCCCGCGACTACAACCGCTTCTACCGGCGTTTCAGCGCGGACCGGCGCGATGCGTGGCGCACGGCGTGCGAGAAGATCGTGCCCGCCCTGCGTCCGGGCGGTGCCGGGCCTCTCGATGTGCTGGATGTCGGCACGGGCACGGGGTTCCTCTCGACGCTGCTGGCCGAGTTGGGGCACCGCGTCACCGCGGTCGACCCCTCCGCGACGATGCTCGGCTATGCGCGGGAGGAAGCCGAGCGCCGCGGCGTCGATGTGAGTTTCCGCGAGTGCGGGGCGCACGACGTCGAAGATCTCGCGAGCACTTTCGACCTCGTCACCGCGCGGTACGTGCTCTGGACGCTGCCCGCACCCGTGCGGGCCACTGCCGCGTGGAGCCGAGTGCTCCGGCCGGGTGGCGCGGTGCTGATCGCCGACAGCACCTGGCACACCTGGCGCGGCGACGGCAGGCGGCTGCTCGCGTCGCTGCGACCGGGTGGCGACCACGGGTTCGCCTGGAGGCTCCTGCGCGACTACGTCCGCATCGGCCGGGCTACGCCGAACTGGAAGGGGCTGACCCCGCAGCGCGCGCAGGCGATCCTCGCCGCCGGCGGGTTCCGGCGGGGCGAGCGCTTCGACGACCTGCTGCCGGAGTTCGCGCGACCGGTGGGCGAAGGGTTCTTCATCACCGGCGCACGCGTTCGGTAG